A window from Primulina huaijiensis isolate GDHJ02 chromosome 11, ASM1229523v2, whole genome shotgun sequence encodes these proteins:
- the LOC140988096 gene encoding CASP-like protein 2A1, with amino-acid sequence MSKESAIPVGSSPAEMGANEADRSGSSMRTVETLLRILPMVLCVVALVVMLKNSQSNEYGSLSYSDLGAFRYLVHASGICAGYSLLSAIAAAVSRQTNFSMAWAFFLLDQLLTYIILAAGAISTEVVYLAYKGDTAITWSETCSSFGGFCRKATASIAITFIVTLCYAGLSLISSYRLFSQFEAPVAYTDKGIEIATFQT; translated from the exons ATGAGTAAAGAGAGTGCGATTCCAGTAGGTTCTTCCCCGGCAGAAATGGGTGCGAATGAGGCAGATAGAAGCGGCTCCTCCATGCGCACGGTGGAGACGCTGCTAAGGATTCTTCCGATGGTCCTTTGTGTGGTGGCGCTTGTTGTCATGCTTAAGAATTCACAGAGTAACGAGTACGGCTCCTTGTCTTATTCCGATCTTGGAGCCTTCAG aTATTTGGTGCATGCGAGTGGGATTTGTGCCGGCTACTCACTTCTGTCGGCTATTGCAGCGGCGGTCTCCCGGCAGACCAACTTCTCCATGGCGTGGGCTTTCTTTCTCCTCGACCAG CTGCTCACTTACATCATCCTTGCGGCGGGAGCCATATCTACTGAAGTGGTGTACTTAGCATACAAAGGCGACACAGCCATAACGTGGAGTGAGACTTGCAGCTCGTTCGGCGGGTTCTGCCGCAAGGCCACTGCATCCATAGCCATCACGTTCATCGTAACCCTTTGTTATGCTGGCCTTTCACTCATTTCCTCCTACAGGCTTTTCAGCCAATTCGAAGCACCCGTTGCATACACTGATAAAGGGATTGAAATCGCCACATTTCAGACTTGA
- the LOC140987208 gene encoding agamous-like MADS-box protein AGL29 — translation MTLKKKTTQGRKKIEIKKIENLSNRQVTFSKRRVGLFKKASELCILSGAEVAIIVHSLGKRVFTFGHPTKDAVIDRFLKEMSEPGSRGDGRENCASTAKVRDFNKHYLDMCKELDAEKKRKEMIEAEGYGYKLGGSFWWDELVDSMDVEELEQYMAALGELINNVTMRANDLMHAQSSSSLSGLPPLPVPITTFEGVSNLDVEGFTTFDEAAAILNQNPANGGFNYSGNNNSCILPNFGGYNINQSEFWTRDG, via the coding sequence ATGACGTTGAAGAAGAAGACCACCCAAGGTCGGAAAAAgattgaaatcaagaaaattgaGAACCTGAGCAACCGGCAAGTAACCTTCTCCAAGCGGCGCGTGGGGTTGTTCAAGAAAGCGAGCGAACTCTGCATCCTCAGCGGGGCCGAAGTAGCCATCATTGTCCACTCGTTAGGGAAGCGTGTTTTCACGTTCGGACATCCCACGAAGGATGCAGTGATCGACCGCTTCCTGAAAGAGATGTCGGAGCCCGGAAGCCGTGGCGATGGTCGGGAGAACTGCGCCTCCACGGCAAAGGTAAGGGATTTTAACAAGCATTATTTGGACATGTGCAAGGAGCTGGATGCCGAGAAGAAGCGGAAGGAGATGATCGAGGCGGAGGGTTATGGGTACAAACTGGGAGGAAGTTTCTGGTGGGACGAGCTAGTAGATTCCATGGATGTGGAGGAGCTAGAGCAGTACATGGCAGCCTTAGGTGAATTGATTAATAATGTAACGATGAGAGCAAATGATTTGATGCACGCACAGAGTTCCAGTTCTCTGTCAGGGCTTCCGCCGCTGCCCGTGCCGATCACCACCTTTGAAGGCGTTTCAAATCTGGACGTGGAAGGGTTCACGACGTTTGACGAGGCCGCTGCGATTTTGAACCAGAATCCGGCTAATGGTGGCTTCAATTATAGTGGTAATAATAATAGTTGCATTTTGCCGAATTTTGGTGGTTATAACATCAACCAATCCGAATTTTGGACAAGGGATGGGTGA
- the LOC140988489 gene encoding cytochrome P450 72A397-like: MILQEVLRLYPPVPVVARGSTQTVKLGNLTIPAGEHLKLLIAELHHDPEIRGDDAKEFKPQRFSKGISNAVTNSSSFVPFSWGSRIYIGQNFAMIEAKMVLAYKIGTWT; encoded by the coding sequence ATGATTCTACAAGAAGTCTTGAGGCTGTACCCGCCAGTACCTGTCGTGGCTCGAGGTTCGACACAGACAGTGAAACTAGGAAACTTGACCATACCAGCAGGCGAACATTTGAAGCTGCTGATTGCGGAACTCCATCATGATCCCGAGATTCGGGGAGACGACGCAAAAGAATTCAAGCCTCAGAGATTTTCCAAAGGAATTTCTAATGCCGTCACAAACTCCAGCAGTTTTGTACCATTCAGCTGGGGTTCCAGGATCTACATTGGCCAGAATTTCGCTATGATTGAGGCTAAAATGGTTCTTGCTtataagattggaacttggacctaa
- the LOC140988014 gene encoding solanesyl diphosphate synthase 1, chloroplastic-like produces MMLSITSHNLEFGRTRLDFVACGCSSNASFDRFSVRNCSKGLLRNVDGCKARKSLCHRREIGPCPVFSTKTPEVFLNEIAAGPTPVLDLTKELTKLSSISDLFEVVADDLQTLNKNLQSIVGAENPVLMSAAEQIFGAGGKRMRPALIFLVSRATAEIAGLKDLTKEHRRLAEIIEMIHTASLIHDDVLDESDLRRGKKTVHQLYGTRTAVLAGDFMFAQSSWYLANLENLEVIKLISQVIKDFASGEIKQASGLFDCDVELDKYLIKSYYKTASLIAASTKGAAIFSGVDADLIEQMYQYGKNLGLSFQIVDDILDFTQSAEQLGKPAGSDLAEGNLTAPVIFALEKETKLRNIIESEFSETGSLEEAVDIVKNCGGIERAQDLARKKAIEAIRSLQCLPSSSFKLALEQMVKFNLGRIK; encoded by the exons ATGATGTTGTCAATTACTTCTCATAATCTTGAGTTTGGGAGAACAAGGTTGGATTTTGTAGCATGCGGCTGCTCTTCCAATGCCTCTTTTGATCGCTTTTCTGTAAGAAATTGCTCCAAGGGTCTGCTACGGAACGTCGATGGATGCAAAGCTCGGAAATCGTTGTGCCACAGGCGCGAAATTGGTCCGTGTCCCGTGTTTTCAACCAAGACTCCAGAAGTTTTTCTCAACG AGATCGCTGCTGGCCCAACGCCCGTACTGGATTTGACTAAAGAGTTAACAAAGCTTTCTTCAATATCGGATTTATTCGAAGTGGTGGCCGATGACTTACAGACGCTGAACAAAAATCTTCAATCA ATCGTTGGTGCAGAAAATCCAGTTCTGATGTCTGCTGCTGAGCAAATCTTTGGAGCTGGTGGCAAAAGGATGAGACCGGCTTTAATTTTCCTTGTGTCTAGAGCAACTGCGGAGATTGCTGGTTTGAA GGATCTCACCAAAGAACATAGAAGGCTGGCAGAAATTATTGAAATGATCCACACAGCAAGTTTGATACACGACGATGTATTAGACGAAAGTGACCTGCGGAGAG GGAAAAAAACCGTCCATCAACTTTACGGTACAAGAACAGCTGTATTGGCTGGAGATTTCATGTTTGCACAATCGTCATGGTACTTGGCGAACCTTGAAAATCTTGAAGTCATAAAGCTTATCAGCCAG GTTATTAAAGATTTTGCTAGCGGTGAAATAAAGCAGGCATCCGGTTTGTTTGACTGTGATGTTGAACTTGACAAATATCTAATCAAGAGTTACTACAAAACAGCCTCCTTGATTGCTGCTAGCACTAAAGGAGCCGCCATATTCAGTGGAGTGGATGCTGATTTAATTGAGCAGATGTACCAGTATGGGAAGAATTTGGGGCTGTCGTTCCAAattgtggatgatatattagaCTTTACTCAATCAGCAGAGCAACTAGGTAAACCTGCTGGAAGTGATTTGGCCGAGGGAAATCTGACAGCACCCGTGATCTTTGCATTGGAGAAAGAAACAAAACTGAGAAATATAATCGAATCCGAATTTTCCGAGACTGGTTCTCTTGAAGAGGCCGTTGATATTGTTAAGAACTGTGGTGGGATTGAAAGGGCAcaagatttggcaagaaagaaaGCTATTGAAGCTATTCGAAGTCTTCAATGCCTACCCTCTAGTTCCTTCAAGTTGGCACTAGAACAAATGGTGAAATTTAACTTGGGACGAATAAAATGA
- the LOC140988988 gene encoding major pollen allergen Ole e 10 produces the protein MAKLAFVSLYFLLFSVSAFHMMRSARGQEKDWCVAKPSSEQAPLSNNIEYACSIVDCRVIQPGGACSLPNNLYNHASVAMNLYYQFSGRNRWNCDFGGTGLRVITDPSYGSCSYDTFGEV, from the exons ATGGCTAAATTAGCTTTCGTCTCTCTTTACTTCCTGCTATTTTCAGTCTCGG CGTTCCACATGATGAGATCGGCAAGAGGACAGGAG AAGGATTGGTGCGTGGCGAAACCTTCGAGCGAGCAGGCCCCACTGTCGAACAACATCGAATACGCCTGCAGCATTGTGGACTGCAGGGTGATTCAGCCGGGCGGTGCTTGCTCTTTaccaaataatttatataaccATGCTTCCGTAGCCATGAATCTGTATTATCAGTTCAGCGGCAGGAACAGATGGAACTGTGATTTCGGAGGCACTGGACTCCGTGTCATCACCGATCCAA GCTATGGAAGCTGCAGCTACGATACTTTTGGAGAGGTCTAG